The Amblyomma americanum isolate KBUSLIRL-KWMA chromosome 5, ASM5285725v1, whole genome shotgun sequence genome window below encodes:
- the LOC144135111 gene encoding amblin-like, protein MRAQAIYSACLVYFAFVHAASFRIWPRCWRGKAVGSCGKKIPSWYYDFWSGKCKGFLYSGCGGNPNRFSSEVECQRWCIGRASAAEFCSLKPIVGNCESFIPSWFYDPEHDCCRGFIYGGCKGNHNRFRTCLGCMERCSGNTKAKKICKKRIKVFQATYNLKIKTKRSVHESPA, encoded by the exons ATGAGAGCTCAAGCTATATACTCAGCATGTTTGGTTTACTTCGCTTTTGTGCACG CCGCAAGTTTCCGCATATGGCCACGTTGTTGGCGAGGAAAGGCTGTTGGAAGCTGCGGGAAGAAGATTCCGTCGTGGTATTATGACTTTTGGTCCGGAAAATGTAAAGGCTTTCTCTACAGCGGTTGTGGCGGTAATCCTAACAGATTTTCGTCTGAAGTCGAATGCCAAAGGTGGTGCATAG GCCGAGCTAGTGCTGCTGAATTCTGCAGCCTGAAACCAATAGTAGGCAACTGTGAATCATTTATTCCATCGTGGTTCTATGACCCGGAACACGATTGCTGTCGTGGTTTCATTTACGGTGGCTGCAAAGGAAACCACAACAGGTTTCGAACTTGTTTGGGTTGCATGGAAAGGTGCAGCG GCAACACCAAGGCGAAAAAAATCTGCAAGAAAAGGATCAAGGTGTTTCAAGCTACGTATAacttgaaaataaaaacaaaacggaGTGTACATGAATCACCTGCGTGA
- the LOC144132796 gene encoding uncharacterized protein LOC144132796 isoform X1: MTSLQLPTFDDTSDKWKAYLIRAEAYFEANAITDSKQQRALLVAALSTQTVQVLAGRIAPRTPNSLTYDEAVAALNSYYDPKRHEIAESYKFFTRCQQEGEAVRAFLVEIRRIADGCNFGSALDRMLRDRIVCGVRSTNLRKQLLAKKDLTLEEAEALAIAAETAENDANDISGAPPTVLRMQASHRSSSRDTSGAAQECGRCGSTKHDDNACRWANARCFRCRQRGHLAKKCYRARTDENAARRTASVKTLTVETASGNENKDEAHIWTLISGRKNGLEPPLRRTFRWGEIDLDMEVDTGSPVCVISRNVYDRHRAQWPRLKSPHVKLSCYAGQLPVLGELELPVQFKNVSVTCPLVVLDCSGPSLCGRDLIAALGKTGVTMEELTAPDSTTGNTPSDHMVNRLLAEYKDVFSIDQGLIKGPPASLKLKETATPKFCRQFTLVTDHQPLLGLLRPDRQTPPMAAARIQRWALFLGGYQYKLQYVPGKQLLTADALSRLPAPTMEPGTDGEPPEYVLSLESLEEGIVTTHELQELTAKDPMLASVTHFILHGWPQTTKGMAPDLLPFFDRKLELSLAHRLIYWGNRVVIPRKARERMLQLLHETHQGSSSMKSVARSLFWWPGLDRDIQNLSAQCRNCVQSLPMPTAAPPVSWPKTAVRWSRIHIDFAGPLAGKMILIVVDAHTKWIEAVPLQHANTASTIRCLRSMFCRFGVPRTIVSDNGTQFTSQEFATFISKNNIVHLRTAPFHPQYNGAAERAVRTVKDGLRKMGDGQLEDNLMRLLFNYRRTAQREGRSPSEMLLGYQLRSRLDTCLPPRAVDSSSDAHDWTISPGSSVYVRNYGTGKRWVPGRVQTTSGARMVTVNTPTGVVQRHVDQVRRRQEFTPGTASVEATARAQLEGGPDQVTSADLSPVHTPSTTGSEQEQSPQPLAADQSEVPSPAITERPVVPAGLTDPLQPTLRRSTRIRKPVQRFHF; encoded by the exons ATGACCAGCCTGCAGCTCCCGACCTTCGACGACACGTCAGATAAGTGGAAAGCGTACCTTATAAGGGCGGAAGCATATTTTGAAGCCAATGCTATTACTGACTCAAAGCAGCAGCGAGCCTTGCTTGTGGCAGCACTCAGCACGCAGACGGTGCAAGTGTTAGCGGGACGGATTGCACCCCGGACACCGAATTCCCTCACCTATGATGAAGCAGTCGCAGCTTTAAACAGCTACTACGACCCGAAGCGTCACGAGATAGCGGAGAGCTATAAATTTTTCACCCGTTGCCAGCAAGAGGGTGAGGCAGTGCGCGCATTTCTGGTCGAAATACGGCGCATAGCAGACGGCTGCAACTTTGGGAGTGCGCTAGACCGAATGCTGCGGGATAGAATTGTTTGCGGTGTACGCTCAACTAACCTACGCAAGCAGTTACTGGCGAAGAAAGACTTGACGCTGGAGGAGGCCGAAGCGCTGGCAATAGCAGCAGAAACAGCCGAGAACGATGCAAACGATATCAGTGGAGCACCACCAACGGTGCTAAGAATGCAAGCCAGTCATCGCTCTTCGTCGCGAGATACCAGCGGGGCAGCGCAAGAGTGCGGACGATGTGGAAGCACGAAGCACGATGATAACGCCTGCCGCTGGGCTAACGCACGgtgtttccgctgcaggcaacgtgGTCATTTGGCGAAGAAATGCTACAGGGCGAGAACAGATGAAAATGCTGCTAGGCGAACCGCGAGTGTCAAGACACTGACAGTTGAAACCGCGTCTGGAAACGAGAACAAGGATGAGGCACACATCTGGACGCTAATTTCTGGTAGGAAAAACGGCCTGGAACCACCGTTACGCCGCACATTTCGGTGGGGGGAAATAGATCTAGACATGGAAGTGGACACAGGATCCCCGGTGTGCGTCATATCACGGAACGTTTACGACCGACACAGAGCGCAGTGGCCACGCTTGAAATCGCCGCATGTGAAGTTGTCATGTTACGCGGGACAACTGCCGGTGCTTGGCGAACTTGAACTTCCGGTGCAATTCAAGAACGTGTCTGTAACCTGTCCACTCGTGGTGCTTGACTGTTCAGGACCGAGTCTATGCGGCCGAGATCTGATTGCGGCACTTGGCAAGACGGGTGTTACGATGGAAGAACTCACTGCGCCGGATTCGACAACAGGAAACACGCCGAGTGACCACATGGTGAACAGACTGCTCGCTGAGTATAAGGATGTTTTTTCGATAGACCAGGGgctcatcaagggaccgccagccAGCCTAAAACTAAAGGAAACGGCGACACCGAAATTCT GTCGGCAGTTTACCCTGGTGACCGACCATCAACCACTGCTGGGACTGCTCAGACCTGACCGCCAGACGCCACCGATGGCTGCCGCGCGAATTCAACGGTGGGCGCTATTCTTGGGTGGCTACCAGTACAAGCTACAGTACGTgccagggaaacagctgctgacagCAGATGCCCTCAGCAGGCTACCAGCGCCGACTATGGAACCGGGGACCGATGGTGAACCGCCGGAATATGTCCTTTCATTGGAATCCCTGGAAGAAGGTATAGTGACGACGCACGAATTGCAGGAGCTGACGGCCAAGGACCCGATGTTAGCCAGTGTCACGCACTTCATTTTGCATGGATGGCCTCAAACCACTAAAGGAATGGCGCCAGACTTGTTGCCGTTTTTTGATCGTAAGCTGGAGCTATCGTTGGCTCACCGTCTGATCTACTGGGGCAACAGAGTGGTGATACCGCGGAAAGCGCGGGAACGGATGCTGCAGCTGCTACATGAAACGCATCAGGGCTCCTCGTCAATGAAATCAGTCGCGCGGTCATTATTTTGGTGGCCAGGCCTGGACAGGGACATTCAAAACTTGTCTGCGCAGTGCcgcaactgcgtgcaaagcctgccAATGCCTACGGCAGCCCCACCAGTGAGTTGGCCAAAGACAGCGGTCCGGTGGTCTCGtatacacatcgattttgcaggcCCGTTAGCAGGCAAGATGATACTAATAGTGGTTGATGCCCACACGAAGTGGATTGAAGCAGTACCCTTGCAGCACGCAAATACAGCTAGTACAATCCGATGCTTAAGGAGCATGTTTTGCCGGTTTGGCGTGCCACGCACAATCGTGTCCGATAATGGCACACAATTCACAAGTCAAGAATTCGCCACTTTCATATCGAAAAACAATATCGTGCACCTGCGCACTGCGCCTTTCCATCCCCAATATAACGGAGCAGCAGAAAGAGCGGTTCGGACCGTGAAGGACGGGTTGCGGAAAATGGGAGACGGACAGCTGGAAGATAACCTCATGCGGTTGTTATTCAATTACAGGCGGACCGCCCAAAGAGAAGGAAGGTCACCTTCCGAGATGCTTCTCGGCTATCAGCTGCGTTCCCGACTAGACACATGTCTCCCACCCAGAGCTGTGGACTCGTCGTCGGACGCTCACGACTGGACCATCTCGCCAGGCAGCAGCGTATACGTGCGAAATTACGGCACCGGCAAAAGATGGGTGCCTGGGAGGGTACAGACCACTTCGGGGGCGAGAATGGTAACAGTGAACACGCCAACCGGAGTAGTGCAGCGCCACGTCGACCAAGTCCGCCGTCGTCAAGAGTTTACGCCAGGGACTGCGTCTGTAGAGGCCACTGCAAGAGCGCAGTTAGAAGGCGGTCCTGACCAGGTGACCAGTGCGGATCTGTCACCTGTGCATACGCCCAGTACCACTGGGTCGGAACAAGAACAAAGCCCTCAGCCGCTAGCAGCCGACCAGAGTGAAGTACCATCTCCAGCAATCACGGAGCGTCCAGTGGTTCCGGCGGGATTGACTGACCCCCTGCAGCCCACGCTCAGACGATCGACCAGAATAAGAAAACCGGTACAGCGGTTTCACTTTTAA
- the LOC144132796 gene encoding uncharacterized protein LOC144132796 isoform X2 translates to MTSLQLPTFDDTSDKWKAYLIRAEAYFEANAITDSKQQRALLVAALSTQTVQVLAGRIAPRTPNSLTYDEAVAALNSYYDPKRHEIAESYKFFTRCQQEGEAVRAFLVEIRRIADGCNFGSALDRMLRDRIVCGVRSTNLRKQLLAKKDLTLEEAEALAIAAETAENDANDISGAPPTVLRMQASHRSSSRDTSGAAQECGRCGSTKHDDNACRWANARCFRCRQRGHLAKKCYRARTDENAARRTASVKTLTVETASGNENKDEAHIWTLISGRKNGLEPPLRRTFRWGEIDLDMEVDTGSPVCVISRNVYDRHRAQWPRLKSPHVKLSCYAGQLPVLGELELPVQFKNVSVTCPLVVLDCSGPSLCGRDLIAALGKTGVTMEELTAPDSTTGNTPSDHMVNRLLAEYKDVFSIDQGLIKGPPASLKLKETATPKFCRQFTLVTDHQPLLGLLRPDRQTPPMAAARIQRWALFLGGYQYKLQYVPGKQLLTADALSRLPAPTMEPGTDGEPPEYVLSLESLEEGGPPKEKEGHLPRCFSAISCVPD, encoded by the exons ATGACCAGCCTGCAGCTCCCGACCTTCGACGACACGTCAGATAAGTGGAAAGCGTACCTTATAAGGGCGGAAGCATATTTTGAAGCCAATGCTATTACTGACTCAAAGCAGCAGCGAGCCTTGCTTGTGGCAGCACTCAGCACGCAGACGGTGCAAGTGTTAGCGGGACGGATTGCACCCCGGACACCGAATTCCCTCACCTATGATGAAGCAGTCGCAGCTTTAAACAGCTACTACGACCCGAAGCGTCACGAGATAGCGGAGAGCTATAAATTTTTCACCCGTTGCCAGCAAGAGGGTGAGGCAGTGCGCGCATTTCTGGTCGAAATACGGCGCATAGCAGACGGCTGCAACTTTGGGAGTGCGCTAGACCGAATGCTGCGGGATAGAATTGTTTGCGGTGTACGCTCAACTAACCTACGCAAGCAGTTACTGGCGAAGAAAGACTTGACGCTGGAGGAGGCCGAAGCGCTGGCAATAGCAGCAGAAACAGCCGAGAACGATGCAAACGATATCAGTGGAGCACCACCAACGGTGCTAAGAATGCAAGCCAGTCATCGCTCTTCGTCGCGAGATACCAGCGGGGCAGCGCAAGAGTGCGGACGATGTGGAAGCACGAAGCACGATGATAACGCCTGCCGCTGGGCTAACGCACGgtgtttccgctgcaggcaacgtgGTCATTTGGCGAAGAAATGCTACAGGGCGAGAACAGATGAAAATGCTGCTAGGCGAACCGCGAGTGTCAAGACACTGACAGTTGAAACCGCGTCTGGAAACGAGAACAAGGATGAGGCACACATCTGGACGCTAATTTCTGGTAGGAAAAACGGCCTGGAACCACCGTTACGCCGCACATTTCGGTGGGGGGAAATAGATCTAGACATGGAAGTGGACACAGGATCCCCGGTGTGCGTCATATCACGGAACGTTTACGACCGACACAGAGCGCAGTGGCCACGCTTGAAATCGCCGCATGTGAAGTTGTCATGTTACGCGGGACAACTGCCGGTGCTTGGCGAACTTGAACTTCCGGTGCAATTCAAGAACGTGTCTGTAACCTGTCCACTCGTGGTGCTTGACTGTTCAGGACCGAGTCTATGCGGCCGAGATCTGATTGCGGCACTTGGCAAGACGGGTGTTACGATGGAAGAACTCACTGCGCCGGATTCGACAACAGGAAACACGCCGAGTGACCACATGGTGAACAGACTGCTCGCTGAGTATAAGGATGTTTTTTCGATAGACCAGGGgctcatcaagggaccgccagccAGCCTAAAACTAAAGGAAACGGCGACACCGAAATTCT GTCGGCAGTTTACCCTGGTGACCGACCATCAACCACTGCTGGGACTGCTCAGACCTGACCGCCAGACGCCACCGATGGCTGCCGCGCGAATTCAACGGTGGGCGCTATTCTTGGGTGGCTACCAGTACAAGCTACAGTACGTgccagggaaacagctgctgacagCAGATGCCCTCAGCAGGCTACCAGCGCCGACTATGGAACCGGGGACCGATGGTGAACCGCCGGAATATGTCCTTTCATTGGAATCCCTGGAAGAAG GCGGACCGCCCAAAGAGAAGGAAGGTCACCTTCCGAGATGCTTCTCGGCTATCAGCTGCGTTCCCGACTAG
- the LOC144132796 gene encoding uncharacterized protein LOC144132796 isoform X3 produces the protein MTSLQLPTFDDTSDKWKAYLIRAEAYFEANAITDSKQQRALLVAALSTQTVQVLAGRIAPRTPNSLTYDEAVAALNSYYDPKRHEIAESYKFFTRCQQEGEAVRAFLVEIRRIADGCNFGSALDRMLRDRIVCGVRSTNLRKQLLAKKDLTLEEAEALAIAAETAENDANDISGAPPTVLRMQASHRSSSRDTSGAAQECGRCGSTKHDDNACRWANARCFRCRQRGHLAKKCYRARTDENAARRTASVKTLTVETASGNENKDEAHIWTLISGRKNGLEPPLRRTFRWGEIDLDMEVDTGSPVCVISRNVYDRHRAQWPRLKSPHVKLSCYAGQLPVLGELELPVQFKNVSVTCPLVVLDCSGPSLCGRDLIAALGKTGVTMEELTAPDSTTGNTPSDHMVNRLLAEYKDVFSIDQGLIKGPPASLKLKETATPKFCGPPKEKEGHLPRCFSAISCVPD, from the exons ATGACCAGCCTGCAGCTCCCGACCTTCGACGACACGTCAGATAAGTGGAAAGCGTACCTTATAAGGGCGGAAGCATATTTTGAAGCCAATGCTATTACTGACTCAAAGCAGCAGCGAGCCTTGCTTGTGGCAGCACTCAGCACGCAGACGGTGCAAGTGTTAGCGGGACGGATTGCACCCCGGACACCGAATTCCCTCACCTATGATGAAGCAGTCGCAGCTTTAAACAGCTACTACGACCCGAAGCGTCACGAGATAGCGGAGAGCTATAAATTTTTCACCCGTTGCCAGCAAGAGGGTGAGGCAGTGCGCGCATTTCTGGTCGAAATACGGCGCATAGCAGACGGCTGCAACTTTGGGAGTGCGCTAGACCGAATGCTGCGGGATAGAATTGTTTGCGGTGTACGCTCAACTAACCTACGCAAGCAGTTACTGGCGAAGAAAGACTTGACGCTGGAGGAGGCCGAAGCGCTGGCAATAGCAGCAGAAACAGCCGAGAACGATGCAAACGATATCAGTGGAGCACCACCAACGGTGCTAAGAATGCAAGCCAGTCATCGCTCTTCGTCGCGAGATACCAGCGGGGCAGCGCAAGAGTGCGGACGATGTGGAAGCACGAAGCACGATGATAACGCCTGCCGCTGGGCTAACGCACGgtgtttccgctgcaggcaacgtgGTCATTTGGCGAAGAAATGCTACAGGGCGAGAACAGATGAAAATGCTGCTAGGCGAACCGCGAGTGTCAAGACACTGACAGTTGAAACCGCGTCTGGAAACGAGAACAAGGATGAGGCACACATCTGGACGCTAATTTCTGGTAGGAAAAACGGCCTGGAACCACCGTTACGCCGCACATTTCGGTGGGGGGAAATAGATCTAGACATGGAAGTGGACACAGGATCCCCGGTGTGCGTCATATCACGGAACGTTTACGACCGACACAGAGCGCAGTGGCCACGCTTGAAATCGCCGCATGTGAAGTTGTCATGTTACGCGGGACAACTGCCGGTGCTTGGCGAACTTGAACTTCCGGTGCAATTCAAGAACGTGTCTGTAACCTGTCCACTCGTGGTGCTTGACTGTTCAGGACCGAGTCTATGCGGCCGAGATCTGATTGCGGCACTTGGCAAGACGGGTGTTACGATGGAAGAACTCACTGCGCCGGATTCGACAACAGGAAACACGCCGAGTGACCACATGGTGAACAGACTGCTCGCTGAGTATAAGGATGTTTTTTCGATAGACCAGGGgctcatcaagggaccgccagccAGCCTAAAACTAAAGGAAACGGCGACACCGAAATTCT GCGGACCGCCCAAAGAGAAGGAAGGTCACCTTCCGAGATGCTTCTCGGCTATCAGCTGCGTTCCCGACTAG